A segment of the Nitrospirota bacterium genome:
AATGACTTCGATCTTCGAGGTTATAACATCCCTTTTGGAATCTTCATGATATTAGTGGGTATAGGCTTCGTCTGGACGTCGTGAACTTTGCGGAAGAAGAAGCGGTGAGAGGGGCGAGCATCAGGAATCAACACCTGCGTTGAGGACGATTTTCCCTTCAGGATGCCGTATGCCGCCATTTAGGCCGCTTTCGGCCAGGGGTCCCCGAAAAGTCCCAAGACTCTTCGGGGCTGAGCCGGAAGCAATTTTGAGACAGGTTCTTACGAAGCTGGCTTCAGCAGGTACTTGAGGGTGAGGCCCTGGACGAGGATGGAAAAGGCCACCACCGCGTATGTCATGGTCATGATGACCGACCTCTCAAACCCCGGCGGAAGCGAAAGGGCCAGGGCCACCGCTATGCCGCCGCGCAGGCCTCCCCAGGTGAGGATTTTCAGGGCCCC
Coding sequences within it:
- a CDS encoding sodium:proton antiporter, with the protein product LAVTVTGRFVLAGAAAIAVALLARLVSLAVPSVVLRPVELGPGALKILTWGGLRGGIAVALALSLPPGFERSVIMTMTYAVVAFSILVQGLTLKYLLKPAS